Proteins co-encoded in one Megalops cyprinoides isolate fMegCyp1 chromosome 1, fMegCyp1.pri, whole genome shotgun sequence genomic window:
- the tspan4b gene encoding tetraspanin-4: MSVSRRCLCCVKYLMFVFNLIFWLGGCGLFGVGVWLSFKQSEFSSLPLSFPSLSAANLLLVAGGVTMITGFLGCLGALKEQRCLLMTFFVILLVLVLTEVTLTLTLYIFKEELDTSAQNELKSGMMDYTENEGLRKSWDNVQKIFKCCGVTNMTDWHTVLNGSLPVSCCGGEVPSCSDGWPDPCYQKARSWLLANITSVIIFGACIGIVQIFALAFSLYMYCQILRAEKYLD, from the exons ATGTCAGTGTCACGGcggtgtctgtgctgtgtgaaatacCTCATGTTTGTCTTCAACCTCATCTTCTGG CTGGGAGGGTGTGGCTTGTTTGGAGTCGGTGTGTGGCTGTCATTCAAGCAGTCTGAGTTCtcttccctcccactctccttcccctccctctctgctgccaaCCTGCTCCTGGTGGCAGGAGGTGTCACCATGATCACGGGGTTCCTGGGCTGCCTGGGTGCCCTGAAGGAGCAGCGTTGTCTGCTGATGACG TTCTTTGTTATCCTTCTTGTCCTAGTATTGACAGAAGTGACTCTGACCCTCACACTGTACATCTTCAAGGAAGAG CTGGACACATCAGCCCAAAATGAGCTGAAGAGCGGAATGATGGATTACACAGAAAATGAGGGGTTGAGGAAATCATGGGACAATGTGCAGAAAATT TTTAAGTGCTGTGGAGTGACAAATATGACAGACTGGCACACTGTGTTGAATGGCTCCCTCCCAGTGTCCTGCTGCGGTGGAGAAGTACCATCCTGTTCAGATGGATGGCCTGAC CCCTGCTATCAAAAGGCAAGAAGCTGGCTACTGGCCAACATCACCTCGGTCATTATTTTTGGAGCCTGTATTGGCATTGTCCAG ATTTTTGCCCTGGCTTTCTCCTTGTATATGTACTGCCAAATTCTACGTGCTGAAAAATACCTGGACTGA